The following are encoded in a window of Labrus bergylta chromosome 16, fLabBer1.1, whole genome shotgun sequence genomic DNA:
- the hmgxb4a gene encoding HMG domain-containing protein 4a isoform X2, whose translation MAFEEIKDMGMDGDRGLVAGRSQREKRRSYKDLLREEEEIAAQVRKSSKKRPKDSELFMLGGDSHKKKKKHSDDHYYREHDHSGPPPHKKKHKSADRSPTLSSTSSSHPTDTAMGLLQAITSPLATGSDPSPHLHKKPSYPSFSSHSSKDRKREGSSGGGSKGSHSSHSRPASSSSSSSKKHSSSSSKSSLFHGGAPKEEPLTLREADGLKMKLIMSPEKEEGESFPFTPHSSKGGTKKERDRDRMQVSKTPKKKQQQSRDPLPVVGKEVEVEGHYGGGMGDDSSSSGGELEAGELVIDDSYTHLSKKKKKSKKSKKKKDKEKDRDKEKSGKDKKHSKGFGDSSRSHSHSHPTVTHSSVGPMYAMGTPVPQHHHPGSDGVPEKKKKKKEEKDREKHEKEKDKPKKKNTTAYQVFCKEYRVNINAEQPGLVFGELSKKLAEVWKAMPEKDKLVWRQKAQYLQHKQNKAEATTVKHKSASEGKSKVVGAGTGMVSPNRAPSNLSLSPARVPDVDPIDAAAHLQLLGESLSLIGHRLQETEGMVAVSGSLSVLLDSILCALGPLTCLTAQIPKLNGCPRNVLSNTLDNIAYIMPGL comes from the exons ATGGCGTTCGAGGAGATCAAGG ACATGGGGATGGACGGAGACCGAGGCCTCGTTGCCGGCCGTagccagagagagaagaggaggtcGTACAAAGATCTgctcagagaggaagaggagattgCTGCTCAGGTTCGGAAGTCTTCCAAGAAACGTCCCAAG GATTCAGAACTTTTCATGCTCGGAGGAGACTCgcataaaaagaagaagaaacacagtGACGACCACTATTACAGAG aACACGATCATTCAGGTCCACCTCCTCATAAGAAGAAGCACAAGTCTGCAGATCGCTCTCCTACGCTCTCCTCCACTTCGTCCTCCCACCCGACAGATACAGCCATGGGCCTCCTGCAGGCGATCACCTCCCCTCTGGCCACAGGCTCAGACCCCAGCCCCCACCTGCACAAGAAACCCTCCTACCCCTCCTTCTCCTCGCACTCCTCTAAGGACCGCAAACGCGAgggcagcagcggcggcgggaGCAAAGGGAGCCACTCCTCTCACTCCCGCCCCGCTTCCTCGTCGTCATCTTCCTCTAAGAAGcactcctcctcgtcctcaaaGTCGTCTCTGTTCCACGGCGGAGCCCCGAAAGAGGAACCGTTGACGTTGCGAGAGGCCGACGGGCTGAAGATGAAGCTCATCATGTCGCCggagaaagaggaaggagagagctTCCCGTTCACGCCTCACTCGTCCAAAGGAGGCACGAAGAAAGAGAGGGATCGAGACAGGATGCAGGTCTCAAAGACGCCCaagaagaaacagcagcagagtcGAGATCCGCTGCCCGTAGTGggcaaagaggtggaggtggaag GTCATTATGGAGGAGGCATGGGAGACGACAGCTCCTCATCAGGGGGGGAGCTGGAGGCCGGTGAGCTGGTTATCGATgattcatacacacacctgtcgaagaagaagaagaagagcaaaaagagcaagaagaaaaaagacaaagaaaaagacagagataaGGAGAAGAGTGGGAAGGACAAGAAGCACAGCAAAGGCTTTGGAG aCTCCTCGAGGAGCCACAGCCACTCCCACCCCACTGTCACCCACAGCTCTGTGGGGCCGATGTACGCCATGGGCACGCCCGTCCCTCAACACCACCATCCGGGCAGCGACGGAgtgccagagaagaagaagaagaagaaggaggagaaagatcGGGAAAAGCACGAGAAGGAAAAAGACAAG cccaagaagaagaacacaacGGCCTATCAGGTGTTCTGTAAAGAGTATAGGGTCAACATTAACGCAGAGCAGCCAGGACTAG TGTTTGGTGAGCTGAGCAAGAAGTTGGCCGAGGTGTGGAAGGCGATGccagaaaaagacaaacta gtgtggaGGCAGAAGGCTCAGTacctgcagcacaaacagaacaaagcGGAGGCCACCACGGTCAAACACAAGAGTGCCAGCGAGGGCAAGAGCAAAG TTGTAGGAGCAGGAACGGGGATGGTCTCTCCCAACCGAGCGCCCAGCAACCTGTCCCTGTCTCCAGCTCGAGTCCCTGATGTAGATCCCATCGATGCAGCGGCTCACCTGCAGCTCCTGGGGGAGTCCCTGTCTCTGATTGGACACAGGCTGCAGGAAACAGAG GGAATGGTGGCCGTGTCCGGgagtctgtctgtcctcctggACTCGATCCTGTGTGCACTCGGACCGCTGACCTGTCTCACAGCACAGATACCAAAGCTGAACGGATGTCCTCGAAACGTCCTG tcTAATACGTTGGATAATATCGCCTACATCATGCCTGGGCTGTGA
- the hmgxb4a gene encoding HMG domain-containing protein 4a isoform X1 has protein sequence MAFEEIKGKGGFDMGMDGDRGLVAGRSQREKRRSYKDLLREEEEIAAQVRKSSKKRPKDSELFMLGGDSHKKKKKHSDDHYYREHDHSGPPPHKKKHKSADRSPTLSSTSSSHPTDTAMGLLQAITSPLATGSDPSPHLHKKPSYPSFSSHSSKDRKREGSSGGGSKGSHSSHSRPASSSSSSSKKHSSSSSKSSLFHGGAPKEEPLTLREADGLKMKLIMSPEKEEGESFPFTPHSSKGGTKKERDRDRMQVSKTPKKKQQQSRDPLPVVGKEVEVEGHYGGGMGDDSSSSGGELEAGELVIDDSYTHLSKKKKKSKKSKKKKDKEKDRDKEKSGKDKKHSKGFGDSSRSHSHSHPTVTHSSVGPMYAMGTPVPQHHHPGSDGVPEKKKKKKEEKDREKHEKEKDKPKKKNTTAYQVFCKEYRVNINAEQPGLVFGELSKKLAEVWKAMPEKDKLVWRQKAQYLQHKQNKAEATTVKHKSASEGKSKVVGAGTGMVSPNRAPSNLSLSPARVPDVDPIDAAAHLQLLGESLSLIGHRLQETEGMVAVSGSLSVLLDSILCALGPLTCLTAQIPKLNGCPRNVLSNTLDNIAYIMPGL, from the exons ATGGCGTTCGAGGAGATCAAGGGTAAAGGAGGATTTG ACATGGGGATGGACGGAGACCGAGGCCTCGTTGCCGGCCGTagccagagagagaagaggaggtcGTACAAAGATCTgctcagagaggaagaggagattgCTGCTCAGGTTCGGAAGTCTTCCAAGAAACGTCCCAAG GATTCAGAACTTTTCATGCTCGGAGGAGACTCgcataaaaagaagaagaaacacagtGACGACCACTATTACAGAG aACACGATCATTCAGGTCCACCTCCTCATAAGAAGAAGCACAAGTCTGCAGATCGCTCTCCTACGCTCTCCTCCACTTCGTCCTCCCACCCGACAGATACAGCCATGGGCCTCCTGCAGGCGATCACCTCCCCTCTGGCCACAGGCTCAGACCCCAGCCCCCACCTGCACAAGAAACCCTCCTACCCCTCCTTCTCCTCGCACTCCTCTAAGGACCGCAAACGCGAgggcagcagcggcggcgggaGCAAAGGGAGCCACTCCTCTCACTCCCGCCCCGCTTCCTCGTCGTCATCTTCCTCTAAGAAGcactcctcctcgtcctcaaaGTCGTCTCTGTTCCACGGCGGAGCCCCGAAAGAGGAACCGTTGACGTTGCGAGAGGCCGACGGGCTGAAGATGAAGCTCATCATGTCGCCggagaaagaggaaggagagagctTCCCGTTCACGCCTCACTCGTCCAAAGGAGGCACGAAGAAAGAGAGGGATCGAGACAGGATGCAGGTCTCAAAGACGCCCaagaagaaacagcagcagagtcGAGATCCGCTGCCCGTAGTGggcaaagaggtggaggtggaag GTCATTATGGAGGAGGCATGGGAGACGACAGCTCCTCATCAGGGGGGGAGCTGGAGGCCGGTGAGCTGGTTATCGATgattcatacacacacctgtcgaagaagaagaagaagagcaaaaagagcaagaagaaaaaagacaaagaaaaagacagagataaGGAGAAGAGTGGGAAGGACAAGAAGCACAGCAAAGGCTTTGGAG aCTCCTCGAGGAGCCACAGCCACTCCCACCCCACTGTCACCCACAGCTCTGTGGGGCCGATGTACGCCATGGGCACGCCCGTCCCTCAACACCACCATCCGGGCAGCGACGGAgtgccagagaagaagaagaagaagaaggaggagaaagatcGGGAAAAGCACGAGAAGGAAAAAGACAAG cccaagaagaagaacacaacGGCCTATCAGGTGTTCTGTAAAGAGTATAGGGTCAACATTAACGCAGAGCAGCCAGGACTAG TGTTTGGTGAGCTGAGCAAGAAGTTGGCCGAGGTGTGGAAGGCGATGccagaaaaagacaaacta gtgtggaGGCAGAAGGCTCAGTacctgcagcacaaacagaacaaagcGGAGGCCACCACGGTCAAACACAAGAGTGCCAGCGAGGGCAAGAGCAAAG TTGTAGGAGCAGGAACGGGGATGGTCTCTCCCAACCGAGCGCCCAGCAACCTGTCCCTGTCTCCAGCTCGAGTCCCTGATGTAGATCCCATCGATGCAGCGGCTCACCTGCAGCTCCTGGGGGAGTCCCTGTCTCTGATTGGACACAGGCTGCAGGAAACAGAG GGAATGGTGGCCGTGTCCGGgagtctgtctgtcctcctggACTCGATCCTGTGTGCACTCGGACCGCTGACCTGTCTCACAGCACAGATACCAAAGCTGAACGGATGTCCTCGAAACGTCCTG tcTAATACGTTGGATAATATCGCCTACATCATGCCTGGGCTGTGA
- the si:dkeyp-69e1.8 gene encoding LOW QUALITY PROTEIN: GTPase IMAP family member 9 (The sequence of the model RefSeq protein was modified relative to this genomic sequence to represent the inferred CDS: deleted 1 base in 1 codon) yields the protein MCAAASQPELRLVVLGRTGAGKRPAVSAILGLQDGEQGTEPSAILGLQDGEQGTESDVIPECSKHRGEAAGRQVVVVSCPAWFGSDCDPKDRRRHISSFISLSAPGPHAFLLCVPVNQPADEEAKALDVLEELLGPAAVSTNTIVLFSHTEELEEDERLEEYLVTWRKDLRELARRCGDRYHTLETRGGDGEERRAVEELLEKVEEGGATHFTCRLYEEAEERVREKQAELVRKREERTGGASPTQENTTEEEMEAVRDEAERSVEDLDVDVESVFPSLSVSPSSPSQSFLWVWWEKLMGWVRRLPKLVRREALLGALVGLFVGGPFGGIMGATVGSVATEVGRRKTKKTK from the exons ATGTGTGCAGCTGCTTCACAGCCAG AGCTGAGGCTGGTGGTGCTGGGTCGGACGGGGGCAGGAAAGAGACCCGCAGTCAGCGCCATCCTGGGCCTGCAAGACGGAGAGCAGGGCACAGAGCCCAGCGCCATCCTGGGCCTGCAAGACGGAGAGCAGGGCACAGAGTCTGACGTCATCCCGGAGTGcagcaaacacagaggagaggCTGCAGGCAGACAG GTGGTGGTGGTCTCCTGTCCCGCCTGGTTCGGCTCAGACTGCGACCCCAAAGACAGAAGACGTCACatttcctccttcatctccttatCGGCTCCTGGACCGCACGCCTTCCTGCTCTGTGTCCCCGTCAACCAGCCGGCCGACGAAGAGGCCAAAGCTCTGGACgtcctggaggagctgctcgGCCCGGCCGCCGTCAGCACCAACACCATCGTGCTCTTCAGCCACAccgaggagctggaggaggacgaGCGGCTGGAGGAGTACCTGGTCACATGGAGGAAGGACCTCCGCGAGCTGGCGAGGCGATGCGGAGACCGATACCACACGCTGGAGACCCGCGGAGGAGACGGCGAGGAGAGGAGGGCggtggaggagctgctggagaaggtggaggagggcggGGCGACACACTTCACCTGCCGTCTGTAcgaggaggcggaggagaggGTGAGGGAGAAACAGGCGGAGctggtgaggaagagg gaggagaggacgggCGGGGCGTCTCCTACACAGgaaaacaccacagaagaagaaatggaaGCGGTCCGAGATGAGGCGGAGAGGAGCGTGGAGGACTTGGACGTGGATGTGGAGAGTGTTTTCCCCTCCCTCagcgtctccccctcctccccctctcagtCCTTCCTCTGGGTTTGGTGGGAGAAGCTGATGGGATGGGTGAGGCGGCTGCCCAAACTGGTGAGACGGGAGGCCCTGCTGGGGGCGCTGGTCGGCCTGTTTGTCGGGGGGCCGTTCGGAGGGATAATGGGCGCCACTGTGGGGTCGGTGGCGACTGAAGTGGggagaagaaagacaaagaaaaccaaATAA